The following are from one region of the Paenibacillus sabinae T27 genome:
- a CDS encoding protein adenylyltransferase SelO, protein MTERAGIPEAGWNFDNSYARLPKSFFSRQDLNPVNSPKLIVLNRPLAASLGLNAEALQSSDGAAVFAGSRIPEGAEPLAQAYAGHQFGHFTMLGDGRALLLGEQITPGGERFDIQLKGSGRTPYSRRGDGRAALGPMLREFIISEAMHALGIPTTRSLAVVTTGESIMRETVLPGAVLTRVAASHLRVGTFQFAASRGSAGDLKALADYTLQRHYPEVETGGNRYLALLREVIKRQATLIAKWQLVGFIHGVMNTDNMALSGETIDYGPCAFMDTYDPATVFSSIDLHGRYAYGNQPPIAAWNLARFAETLLPLLHEDEDEAVKIAEDAISDFSTMFQWNWLAGMRAKLGLFNEEPEDEALIDDLLDMMHKARADYTNTFRALTLEQPQDTLLSGAAEYAEWHERWQKRLDRQEEPKASSHQLMRSSNPAVIPRNHRVEEALEAAVNQGDLSVMERLLGVLSNPYADSPEQAEYAAPPEETACPYRTFCGT, encoded by the coding sequence ATGACTGAGAGAGCAGGAATCCCGGAAGCGGGATGGAATTTCGACAATAGTTATGCCCGCTTGCCGAAATCTTTTTTTTCCAGACAAGACCTGAATCCCGTAAATTCGCCGAAGCTGATCGTTCTGAATCGTCCGCTGGCTGCCTCGCTCGGGCTAAACGCTGAGGCGCTCCAAAGCAGCGATGGCGCAGCGGTGTTTGCCGGCAGCCGGATTCCCGAAGGCGCCGAACCGCTGGCACAAGCTTATGCAGGCCATCAATTCGGGCATTTTACCATGCTGGGAGACGGACGGGCCCTGCTGCTCGGGGAACAGATCACCCCCGGCGGCGAGCGGTTTGATATCCAGCTCAAAGGTTCGGGCCGAACGCCGTACTCCCGCAGAGGTGACGGCCGTGCAGCGCTTGGACCGATGCTGCGCGAATTTATCATCAGCGAAGCGATGCATGCGCTGGGGATTCCGACCACCCGGAGCTTGGCCGTTGTGACAACAGGTGAGTCCATCATGCGCGAAACCGTGCTGCCCGGCGCCGTTCTGACCCGTGTGGCGGCCAGCCATCTGCGCGTCGGCACCTTTCAATTCGCCGCAAGCCGGGGCTCCGCCGGAGACCTCAAGGCTCTGGCCGATTACACGCTGCAGAGGCATTATCCGGAAGTGGAGACTGGTGGGAACCGATATCTGGCTTTGCTTCGGGAAGTCATCAAGCGCCAGGCCACGCTGATTGCCAAATGGCAGCTCGTCGGCTTTATTCACGGGGTGATGAACACTGACAATATGGCCCTGAGCGGAGAAACGATTGATTACGGTCCTTGCGCCTTTATGGATACGTATGACCCGGCTACGGTATTCAGCTCCATTGACCTTCATGGCCGTTATGCGTATGGCAATCAGCCGCCCATTGCCGCGTGGAATCTCGCGAGATTTGCGGAGACGCTATTGCCGCTGCTGCATGAGGATGAAGACGAGGCTGTAAAAATAGCCGAGGATGCCATTTCAGATTTTTCGACGATGTTTCAATGGAACTGGCTTGCGGGCATGAGGGCGAAGCTGGGGTTATTTAACGAAGAGCCGGAGGATGAAGCTCTGATTGACGATCTTCTTGACATGATGCACAAGGCTCGTGCGGACTACACCAACACTTTCCGCGCACTAACGCTGGAACAGCCTCAGGATACGCTTCTGTCCGGCGCCGCTGAATATGCGGAGTGGCACGAGAGGTGGCAAAAGAGGCTCGACAGGCAGGAGGAACCGAAAGCCTCCTCGCATCAGCTCATGCGAAGCAGTAATCCTGCAGTAATTCCCCGAAATCATCGAGTAGAAGAGGCGCTGGAGGCTGCAGTTAATCAAGGAGACTTGAGTGTGATGGAGCGGCTGCTCGGTGTACTCTCAAATCCTTACGCGGACTCCCCCGAACAGGCGGAATACGCTGCGCCTCCTGAAGAAACCGCCTGTCCTTACCGGACCTTTTGCGGTACCTGA
- a CDS encoding multicopper oxidase family protein: protein MSSKSLVWLFFVALIIGGTAAGIYINETSASKGTAANETTANETVQEATGGANQQMNHSSHGTAVTDSAGTMGEMASPSPSPAPEAAAEPVQEKAAVLPQPKAGQPVKGFTLTAMESNLELSPGVTQAVWTYNGTVPGQEIRVTQGDFVRVTLKNELQVPVTIHWHGYSVPAGMDGVPGLTQDAVQPGETYTYGFSADVAGTYWYHSHQESSVQVDKGLYGALIVEPKQSEQPDKDYTLILDEWMKEGGDAHGAHGSGSMSEDEMMASMYNIYTVNGKSGSSITALETKLGDTVRLRLINAGYLAHGIHIPGEFRVVSTDGQEIAEPAVLKDQVVTIAPGERYDIELKINSLKDFTIDAHDDNKYNDQLVIPVKVSGSKGEALEVQHDSLTDFDLYHYGKPAESDLSKVQKFALEYTAVLNSRVDGNGQVYTINDKVFSELPALQVKTGDYVKLTFENKSTVDHPMHVHGHFFQVLEINGVKVESTIMKDTIRVKPGDKIVVAFKADNPGNWMIHCHELHHAAGGMAQQLTYTDYQSGYASPSNAANKPE, encoded by the coding sequence TTGAGCAGTAAAAGTCTTGTATGGCTGTTCTTTGTGGCCCTGATCATCGGCGGGACGGCAGCAGGTATCTATATCAATGAAACCTCGGCTTCTAAAGGAACGGCTGCCAATGAAACGACTGCGAATGAAACGGTTCAAGAAGCTACCGGTGGAGCCAATCAACAGATGAATCATAGTTCACATGGAACAGCCGTTACGGATTCAGCGGGAACTATGGGGGAAATGGCTTCCCCCAGTCCTTCTCCCGCTCCTGAAGCGGCTGCGGAACCTGTCCAGGAGAAAGCGGCGGTATTGCCGCAGCCTAAAGCCGGACAACCGGTTAAAGGCTTTACCTTAACGGCGATGGAGAGTAACTTGGAACTGTCTCCTGGCGTAACGCAAGCTGTCTGGACTTACAACGGTACGGTTCCCGGGCAGGAAATTCGGGTGACTCAAGGAGACTTCGTCAGAGTGACGCTGAAAAATGAATTGCAAGTACCCGTCACCATCCATTGGCATGGATATTCGGTACCCGCAGGCATGGACGGGGTGCCCGGCTTAACGCAAGATGCGGTTCAGCCTGGGGAAACGTATACCTACGGGTTCTCGGCCGATGTAGCGGGAACGTATTGGTATCATTCGCATCAAGAGAGCTCCGTGCAGGTTGACAAGGGGCTCTACGGCGCCCTCATAGTGGAGCCGAAACAATCCGAACAGCCGGATAAAGACTATACCTTGATTCTGGATGAATGGATGAAGGAAGGCGGAGACGCCCACGGCGCCCATGGCTCCGGCAGCATGAGTGAAGATGAAATGATGGCTTCCATGTATAATATTTATACGGTAAACGGGAAGTCGGGCTCATCCATTACAGCTCTGGAGACTAAGCTCGGAGACACCGTCCGCTTGCGCTTGATCAATGCCGGATATCTGGCTCACGGAATCCACATTCCCGGTGAGTTCCGGGTGGTAAGTACGGACGGACAGGAAATCGCTGAGCCTGCCGTACTCAAGGATCAGGTTGTAACGATCGCTCCGGGTGAGCGTTATGACATCGAGCTGAAGATTAACTCGCTCAAGGATTTTACTATTGATGCGCATGACGACAATAAGTATAACGATCAGCTGGTTATTCCGGTCAAGGTGTCGGGAAGCAAGGGCGAAGCATTGGAAGTCCAGCACGACTCATTGACCGATTTCGATCTGTATCATTACGGCAAGCCTGCCGAGTCGGATTTAAGCAAAGTCCAGAAGTTTGCACTGGAATATACAGCCGTGCTGAATTCCAGGGTGGACGGGAACGGGCAAGTGTATACGATCAATGATAAAGTTTTTTCAGAGCTCCCTGCGCTGCAGGTGAAGACCGGCGATTATGTAAAGCTTACGTTTGAGAATAAAAGCACGGTGGATCACCCAATGCATGTACACGGCCACTTTTTCCAGGTTCTTGAAATAAACGGGGTTAAAGTGGAAAGTACGATCATGAAGGATACCATTCGGGTGAAACCCGGCGACAAGATCGTTGTCGCCTTTAAGGCCGATAATCCCGGAAACTGGATGATTCACTGTCATGAGCTTCACCATGCCGCTGGCGGGATGGCGCAGCAGCTGACATACACCGATTATCAATCTGGATATGCTTCTCCTTCTAATGCGGCCAACAAACCGGAATAG
- a CDS encoding Dabb family protein: MYEHLVVFKFNDGLTPAKQQELLDQLLALRDRIPGITDLSAGVNVTEETDNIHGYTLGLRVTFKDLESLRSYGPHPIHQEFVKSLDGLLENVVVVDYPKI; encoded by the coding sequence ATGTACGAACATCTAGTCGTCTTTAAATTCAATGATGGCCTTACACCCGCCAAGCAGCAGGAGCTGCTCGATCAATTGCTCGCGCTGCGGGACCGCATCCCGGGGATAACCGATTTAAGCGCAGGCGTCAATGTGACAGAGGAAACGGACAATATTCATGGATACACTCTTGGTCTGCGGGTCACATTCAAAGATCTGGAGTCGCTGCGTTCCTATGGACCGCATCCTATTCATCAGGAGTTTGTGAAGTCGCTGGATGGGCTATTGGAAAATGTGGTTGTCGTCGATTACCCCAAGATTTAA
- a CDS encoding cytochrome b/b6 domain-containing protein, producing MKFDFILHWLWAIVFSILALSGIAMAGAKYGWVMQYDIATADIVHRLAAVVYVLLTLIIIIYEMIRILRRDKTKKPWLVFGPSGYGLFTFITTLIFIVTGAMIWLFMDSSHAVTAFALWIHDKLTYLAVASVIWHIYMKSHALKWPKKKAQKGR from the coding sequence ATGAAGTTTGATTTTATCCTTCACTGGTTATGGGCGATTGTGTTCTCCATCTTGGCTCTCAGCGGAATTGCAATGGCGGGAGCAAAGTATGGTTGGGTGATGCAGTATGATATTGCAACTGCGGATATCGTGCACCGTCTTGCTGCGGTCGTATATGTTCTGCTGACCCTGATCATCATCATCTATGAAATGATCCGTATCCTGAGACGGGATAAGACCAAAAAGCCATGGCTTGTATTCGGTCCATCCGGTTATGGGCTCTTTACCTTCATTACCACTCTCATTTTTATCGTTACCGGAGCAATGATCTGGCTCTTCATGGATAGCAGCCACGCAGTAACGGCCTTCGCGCTATGGATTCATGACAAATTGACTTATCTGGCGGTGGCTAGCGTGATCTGGCACATCTATATGAAGAGCCACGCATTGAAGTGGCCTAAGAAAAAGGCACAGAAGGGAAGATAA
- a CDS encoding class I SAM-dependent methyltransferase: protein MKTNRSDIIRKRYDRISGVFDVMERMIKKEWRADLLSKAEGEVLEVGVGTGANLSYYPPRAAGVTGIDFSPGMLKFAKQKALHAPFPVTLLEMDAQHLEFPDNSFDYVVATCVFCSVPDPIAGLKEIRRVCKPDGKVLLLEHMRSEQPVLGLVMDLLNPVTVRISGANINRRTLQNIEKAGLRIEENVPLMGSIVRSLVLNPDKPAN, encoded by the coding sequence ATGAAAACAAACCGATCAGACATCATCAGAAAACGATATGACCGGATATCGGGGGTTTTCGATGTAATGGAACGGATGATCAAAAAAGAATGGCGGGCTGATCTGCTCAGCAAGGCTGAAGGCGAGGTGCTGGAGGTTGGCGTTGGAACCGGAGCGAACCTGTCCTATTATCCGCCCCGTGCCGCAGGCGTTACCGGAATAGATTTCAGTCCGGGTATGCTAAAGTTTGCCAAACAGAAGGCGCTCCACGCTCCTTTTCCGGTAACTCTACTGGAGATGGATGCCCAGCATTTGGAATTTCCCGATAATTCATTCGATTATGTGGTTGCGACCTGTGTCTTCTGCTCGGTGCCGGACCCGATAGCCGGCTTAAAGGAAATCCGAAGAGTGTGCAAGCCGGATGGGAAAGTGCTTCTGCTCGAGCATATGCGCAGCGAACAGCCGGTGCTGGGATTAGTCATGGATCTTCTTAATCCGGTAACTGTCCGCATTTCGGGAGCCAACATCAACCGCAGAACGCTGCAAAATATCGAAAAAGCGGGGCTTCGCATCGAGGAAAATGTACCGTTAATGGGTTCGATCGTCCGCAGTCTTGTGTTAAATCCCGATAAGCCGGCAAATTAA
- a CDS encoding DeoR/GlpR family DNA-binding transcription regulator: MFQEERISAITDYLNQHQRIDIKEICQQFDVSRDTARRDLLKMEELGLVLRTHGGAVLPPQKNKEVYEYKERLSRESSEKREIGLYAASLVKEGDCILMDASTTVQYAAENITSEHIVVVTNSIDIADVLSRRKTIRTYLLGGELNHQHRFLYGQSTIEKLADYQVDKLFLGACGITSDGLTYPYEEDGVVKREMIKRAKQVIVLADHTKFDDPMFFRIAGLDVIDLLITDRKPSEEMMEKLKEFQVELLTVSEEDNDD; the protein is encoded by the coding sequence ATGTTTCAAGAAGAACGGATCAGCGCCATTACCGATTACTTAAACCAGCACCAACGAATTGACATCAAGGAAATTTGCCAACAGTTTGACGTGTCCAGGGATACGGCCCGACGAGATCTGCTTAAGATGGAAGAGCTTGGACTGGTTCTCCGTACGCATGGCGGAGCCGTCCTGCCACCCCAAAAAAACAAGGAGGTCTACGAGTATAAAGAACGCTTAAGCAGAGAATCCAGCGAGAAGCGTGAAATCGGACTTTATGCAGCTTCCCTGGTCAAAGAAGGCGATTGTATTCTGATGGATGCTTCCACCACCGTTCAGTACGCCGCGGAAAATATTACATCCGAACATATTGTGGTGGTTACGAACTCGATTGACATCGCGGATGTGCTCTCTCGAAGAAAAACGATCCGGACCTATCTGCTCGGAGGAGAGTTAAACCATCAGCACCGTTTTCTGTATGGGCAATCCACTATCGAAAAGCTGGCCGATTACCAGGTTGATAAATTGTTTCTCGGTGCATGCGGAATTACTTCAGACGGTTTGACTTACCCGTATGAGGAGGATGGCGTAGTCAAGCGGGAAATGATTAAACGGGCGAAGCAGGTGATTGTCTTGGCAGATCACACCAAGTTTGATGACCCGATGTTTTTTAGAATAGCCGGACTGGATGTCATTGATCTGTTGATCACCGACCGCAAGCCAAGTGAGGAAATGATGGAGAAACTAAAAGAGTTCCAGGTGGAATTATTAACGGTCTCGGAGGAGGATAACGATGATTAA
- a CDS encoding Cof-type HAD-IIB family hydrolase: MIKLIVSDLDGTLLNHSLRITDSDWDAVKLAFHEGYEFCIASGRMHSEIKLLMQEFHGRYFTVSQNGATIYKKDKELVSDYFFEPEVSSELHQFSSRNPHFVSFIHCTDDSFYTENRSEETLPYESRILTACSDRRDLADALKNGAIKSCKYSFFGEIDKLILLKDELQDQFEGRIESFISASDCLDVMPLNVSKGAGLSFIMQELGLSRNEVACIGDSFNDLSMFALTDHSFAMKGGHSDVKKKAAHVTNSVAEAIEQIINYNRTFEARR, translated from the coding sequence ATGATTAAGCTGATTGTTTCCGATTTGGACGGCACATTACTGAATCATTCGCTCAGAATCACAGATAGCGACTGGGATGCGGTGAAGCTTGCGTTTCATGAAGGGTATGAATTTTGCATCGCGTCCGGGAGAATGCACTCGGAAATCAAGCTGCTCATGCAGGAATTTCACGGCCGGTATTTTACGGTCAGCCAGAATGGCGCAACCATTTACAAAAAGGACAAAGAGCTTGTGAGTGACTATTTTTTCGAGCCTGAGGTCTCATCCGAACTTCATCAATTTTCTTCCAGGAATCCGCATTTTGTGAGCTTTATCCACTGCACGGATGACTCCTTCTATACAGAGAATCGGTCGGAAGAGACGCTTCCCTATGAATCGCGGATATTGACCGCTTGCTCCGATCGCAGAGATTTGGCGGATGCTTTGAAGAATGGGGCAATCAAAAGCTGCAAGTATTCTTTCTTCGGAGAAATTGACAAGTTAATCCTTCTCAAAGACGAATTGCAGGATCAGTTCGAGGGCCGGATCGAATCCTTCATTTCGGCTAGCGACTGTCTTGATGTCATGCCGTTAAATGTCAGCAAGGGAGCGGGACTATCGTTCATCATGCAGGAGCTGGGACTGAGCCGTAATGAGGTCGCATGCATAGGGGATTCTTTCAATGATCTGTCCATGTTTGCCCTGACGGACCACAGCTTTGCGATGAAAGGCGGACATTCGGACGTTAAAAAGAAAGCGGCTCATGTGACTAATTCCGTAGCCGAGGCGATCGAACAGATCATCAACTATAACCGCACGTTTGAAGCGAGACGGTGA
- a CDS encoding ParM/StbA family protein translates to MSIRQAAVDIGNDALKAYVQGLDQEIYIPNVIAEIGPSRDIVEFEKRPLDGLHVEIISGALKSGRGIYAVGNLAGGYAHNDELTTVSEKSEADQPVVMLLTALAYDAALALNDKDGIIEATYYLSTGLPLSEAKRGKRKTFKAKLKENTHEVRFKTTPEIGGKVVKLNFEEVLVNIEGHVALIDLTTNEDGSVRNEELTRMTVLINDIGGLSTDAAIIHEDGTVDNIYSDGIKEGVSPYLDEIMERVQHEIGYRFLNRQQLVEVITSVNKEERNVVWFRGKRFSIQSIVDEVLVKIAREEYKLIRSSWNKVPGIRVSYQIGGGSLLLKPYLEKINEQEEGYPLRFVGTKDSIWMIARAYYKLLAVYLQYKNEQVAAAAE, encoded by the coding sequence ATGAGTATCAGGCAAGCTGCAGTAGATATCGGCAACGATGCGCTTAAAGCCTATGTTCAAGGGCTGGATCAGGAAATCTATATTCCGAATGTAATCGCCGAAATTGGACCGTCCCGGGATATTGTGGAATTTGAAAAGCGTCCCCTGGACGGTCTCCACGTTGAGATCATTTCGGGTGCGCTTAAGAGCGGGCGGGGAATTTATGCTGTCGGCAATCTGGCCGGAGGATACGCCCATAATGACGAACTTACAACGGTCAGTGAAAAATCGGAGGCCGATCAGCCCGTCGTTATGCTGCTGACCGCACTCGCTTATGACGCCGCTCTAGCCTTGAACGACAAGGATGGAATCATCGAAGCAACCTATTATCTTTCAACGGGGCTGCCTTTAAGTGAAGCGAAGCGGGGAAAGCGCAAAACGTTTAAAGCTAAGCTCAAAGAAAATACGCATGAAGTGCGGTTCAAAACCACTCCGGAAATCGGCGGAAAAGTGGTAAAATTAAACTTCGAAGAAGTGCTGGTTAATATAGAAGGACATGTTGCGTTAATCGATCTGACGACGAACGAGGATGGATCGGTCCGCAACGAGGAATTGACGCGGATGACCGTGCTCATTAATGATATTGGCGGGCTGTCTACCGACGCAGCGATTATTCATGAAGACGGAACCGTGGACAACATTTATTCGGATGGAATCAAGGAAGGGGTCTCTCCCTATCTGGATGAGATCATGGAACGGGTCCAGCACGAGATCGGATACCGGTTCTTGAACCGGCAGCAGCTGGTCGAAGTCATTACTTCGGTAAACAAAGAGGAACGCAATGTGGTCTGGTTCAGAGGGAAAAGGTTCAGCATTCAGTCCATCGTCGATGAAGTATTGGTCAAAATCGCCCGTGAAGAATATAAACTGATCCGGAGCTCCTGGAACAAGGTACCCGGCATCCGTGTCTCCTACCAAATCGGCGGCGGTTCCCTGCTGCTTAAACCTTACCTTGAGAAGATTAACGAGCAGGAAGAAGGCTATCCGCTTCGCTTTGTTGGAACGAAGGATTCGATCTGGATGATTGCAAGGGCATATTATAAATTACTGGCTGTCTACCTTCAATATAAAAATGAACAAGTGGCCGCCGCTGCAGAGTAG